One window of the Chryseotalea sp. WA131a genome contains the following:
- a CDS encoding DUF2892 domain-containing protein — protein sequence MRERIVRTVAGTFVLISLVLAFWVSNYWLWFTAFVGVNLIQSSFTGFCPLEKILDKLNIAKKVKTS from the coding sequence ATGCGCGAACGAATTGTAAGAACAGTAGCAGGCACTTTTGTATTGATCAGTTTAGTTTTAGCCTTTTGGGTAAGTAATTATTGGCTATGGTTTACTGCCTTTGTGGGTGTTAACTTGATTCAATCTTCCTTCACGGGATTCTGCCCTTTGGAAAAAATATTGGACAAGCTGAATATCGCGAAGAAGGTGAAAACAAGTTAG
- a CDS encoding Crp/Fnr family transcriptional regulator: MSALQLNSIFPQFDTELISNLENIGQVTEFKEGEILMRSGQYFKNSLLILEGRVKLYREGDDGEEFFLYYLEKGGACALSMICAAKNETSAIKARAITNVKALAVPILHMDALMKEHKQWYYFVLETYRSRFSELLEVIDHVVFHSMDEKLEFYLKRQFDSLGSKISITHHAIADDLNSSREVISRLLKKLESQKRISISRNEITRLNF, from the coding sequence ATGAGCGCATTGCAACTAAATTCAATTTTTCCTCAATTTGATACGGAACTGATTTCTAATCTGGAAAACATAGGTCAGGTAACTGAATTTAAGGAAGGTGAAATTCTGATGAGGTCAGGCCAATATTTCAAGAATTCACTTTTAATTTTAGAAGGCAGGGTAAAACTATACAGAGAGGGCGATGATGGTGAAGAGTTCTTTCTGTATTACCTCGAAAAAGGTGGTGCATGCGCCTTGTCCATGATTTGTGCTGCAAAAAATGAGACAAGTGCCATCAAAGCGCGAGCAATTACAAATGTAAAGGCATTAGCAGTACCTATTCTTCATATGGATGCGCTAATGAAGGAACATAAGCAATGGTATTATTTTGTATTGGAAACCTATCGCTCTCGCTTTAGCGAATTATTAGAGGTAATAGACCATGTTGTATTCCACTCAATGGATGAAAAACTCGAATTCTACCTGAAACGTCAATTCGATTCATTAGGCTCTAAAATTTCCATTACTCATCATGCAATTGCAGATGACTTAAATTCATCGCGCGAAGTAATTTCACGACTTTTAAAGAAGCTCGAATCTCAAAAGCGAATTTCCATTTCCAGGAATGAAATTACTCGCTTAAATTTTTGA
- a CDS encoding TolC family protein has product MKEYLGLLLVTWGLSVSAQEIAPLKLQDALEVALKSNRELVIAKLDEEGSAAKFNQTNAVFLPQINVSYTAFTSNNPLNAFGFKLQQQGITQSDFDPSRLNNPSATPNFMAKAELNQPLINMDMIYARMAAHEQINVYAYKTKRTKEFIILEVQKAYTQLQLAHEAVNVLNEALQTSNAIYTSTNNRFEKGLLQKSDVLQVQVQVTATESKLSEAKSNVKNASDYLSLLMGTKTGIVYATDSISRVNNEQAIELQVNEGRADFQSMKAAIRAQDRMISSGRMAYIPKLNAFANYFINDKSALGFGSNSYLLGAQFSWNVFSGTSAKYKVSEYQVGRNKLEQQLKYQKEQSQLELDKANRQLNDASFSIKQYETSVSQASEALRILKNRFEQGLVTSNDLLQAQASLSQQKLMRAQAIFQYNTTISYLQFLTSTSEK; this is encoded by the coding sequence ATGAAAGAGTATTTAGGGTTGCTACTAGTTACATGGGGGTTATCGGTTTCTGCGCAAGAAATAGCTCCACTAAAATTACAAGATGCACTTGAAGTTGCTTTAAAGAGTAACAGAGAATTAGTCATCGCCAAATTAGATGAAGAAGGGAGCGCGGCTAAATTCAATCAGACGAATGCAGTTTTCCTTCCTCAGATCAATGTTAGCTATACCGCATTTACCTCAAATAATCCATTAAATGCTTTTGGTTTTAAGCTGCAACAGCAGGGCATAACCCAATCCGATTTTGACCCAAGCAGGTTAAACAATCCATCCGCTACACCAAATTTCATGGCCAAGGCGGAGCTGAATCAACCGTTAATCAATATGGACATGATTTACGCGCGGATGGCTGCCCATGAGCAAATCAATGTTTACGCTTATAAAACGAAACGCACCAAGGAGTTTATAATCCTTGAGGTTCAAAAGGCGTATACACAGTTGCAATTGGCACACGAAGCGGTGAATGTTTTAAACGAGGCTCTTCAAACAAGTAACGCAATTTATACATCCACTAACAATCGTTTTGAAAAGGGCTTGCTTCAAAAGTCAGACGTGTTGCAAGTGCAAGTGCAGGTAACCGCCACAGAGAGTAAGTTATCTGAAGCAAAAAGTAATGTAAAGAATGCCTCTGATTATTTGAGCTTGTTAATGGGAACAAAAACGGGAATTGTTTATGCTACAGACAGTATCAGTCGAGTTAATAATGAGCAAGCAATAGAATTACAAGTAAATGAAGGCCGTGCAGATTTTCAATCGATGAAAGCCGCTATACGGGCGCAAGATAGGATGATCAGTTCCGGAAGAATGGCTTACATACCCAAGCTTAATGCGTTCGCAAATTATTTTATCAACGACAAATCAGCCTTGGGGTTTGGTTCTAATTCGTATTTGCTAGGGGCTCAATTTTCATGGAATGTATTCTCGGGCACATCAGCAAAATATAAAGTTTCTGAGTATCAGGTAGGGCGCAACAAATTAGAACAGCAACTCAAGTATCAGAAAGAACAAAGCCAGTTGGAACTTGATAAAGCCAATCGTCAACTGAATGATGCATCTTTTTCGATCAAGCAATATGAAACATCGGTTAGCCAGGCTAGCGAAGCGTTGCGGATTCTTAAAAACCGTTTCGAACAAGGTTTGGTAACCAGCAACGATCTTTTACAAGCACAGGCTTCTTTGTCGCAACAAAAATTAATGAGAGCTCAAGCCATCTTTCAATACAATACAACAATATCCTATCTCCAATTTTTAACATCAACATCAGAAAAATAA
- a CDS encoding efflux RND transporter periplasmic adaptor subunit: MNFRINQIAIVLAFGGVLLSCSGNEKENQSTKEEAVLVTVGSVSTQSTNYITTSGQVTSKETAVISTRVMGFVTGFKVKVGDKVKKGQLLVTISNGDILAKRAQAQAMLTEAEAALKDAKKDYERYEELYKQKSASAKEFENITLHYNSVKAKVEAAHQMKNEADAMLIYTNLTAPFSGIVTQRNLDEGSTANPGIPILMVEQVSSYEVRASVSEADIANIKTGMAAELEVKSTGKKYIGKIGEVSTSSQYSGGQYFIKISLPSQQELFSGMFVNVAIPIANAKTNENNILIPASALIYKDQLVGIYTISQSNKAILHWLKIGKTTGDKVEILSGLNADEKFILQSEGKLFNGAPISVK, encoded by the coding sequence ATGAATTTTAGAATAAATCAAATTGCAATCGTGCTGGCCTTTGGTGGAGTTTTACTTAGTTGTTCAGGAAATGAAAAGGAAAATCAATCTACCAAGGAAGAAGCAGTTCTTGTGACAGTAGGTTCAGTGTCAACTCAATCAACTAATTACATAACAACGAGCGGTCAAGTTACTTCAAAAGAAACGGCCGTAATAAGTACCCGTGTAATGGGCTTTGTTACTGGTTTCAAAGTTAAGGTAGGAGATAAAGTAAAAAAAGGACAATTGCTTGTAACGATCAGCAACGGAGACATTTTGGCTAAACGCGCACAGGCACAAGCCATGTTAACGGAAGCCGAAGCAGCATTGAAAGATGCGAAGAAAGATTATGAACGTTATGAAGAATTGTACAAGCAGAAAAGTGCCTCAGCTAAAGAGTTTGAGAACATAACGCTTCACTACAATTCAGTTAAGGCAAAAGTAGAAGCCGCCCACCAAATGAAAAACGAAGCGGATGCAATGCTTATCTATACAAATTTAACGGCTCCTTTCTCCGGAATTGTTACTCAACGCAACCTTGATGAAGGAAGTACGGCCAATCCTGGGATTCCAATATTAATGGTAGAGCAAGTGAGTAGTTACGAAGTGAGGGCATCTGTTTCTGAGGCAGATATTGCCAACATCAAAACAGGCATGGCAGCAGAATTGGAAGTAAAATCAACAGGCAAGAAGTATATCGGCAAAATAGGGGAAGTAAGCACTTCATCTCAATACAGTGGCGGTCAGTATTTTATTAAAATTTCGCTACCGTCTCAACAAGAACTTTTCTCAGGAATGTTTGTAAATGTTGCGATACCAATAGCAAACGCTAAAACCAACGAGAATAATATCTTAATCCCAGCCTCGGCACTAATTTATAAAGATCAATTGGTCGGCATCTACACCATCAGCCAAAGTAACAAAGCAATACTCCACTGGCTAAAAATTGGTAAAACTACTGGCGATAAAGTGGAAATTCTTTCTGGCCTAAATGCGGATGAAAAATTCATTCTTCAAAGCGAAGGTAAGCTCTTTAATGGCGCACCGATAAGTGTGAAATAG
- a CDS encoding DUF2892 domain-containing protein: protein MKKNMGMADRVIRIFVALIIAGLYFTNQITGLAAIILLIFAGIFILTSFISFCPLYFPFGISTKVKQK from the coding sequence ATGAAAAAGAACATGGGTATGGCAGACCGAGTTATCCGAATTTTCGTAGCACTAATAATTGCTGGCTTGTATTTTACAAACCAAATCACTGGTTTGGCGGCAATTATCCTTTTGATTTTTGCGGGTATTTTCATCCTTACAAGTTTTATTAGTTTTTGTCCATTGTATTTCCCGTTCGGGATTTCCACAAAGGTCAAACAAAAGTAA
- a CDS encoding sulfite exporter TauE/SafE family protein: MDNFLGYVVSGLIGVSLGLIGGGGSIIAVPMLVYLFHIEPVFATAYSLVIVGSTSLVGSIRSSLNKMVDFKTAFLFSIPSLVAVYLTRHFLLPQIPSMIFAAGEFILTKDTLLMIFFSALMIIASLKMITSTATEVQDGSEIQFDYLKMSIQAIILGIVTGIIGAGGGFLMIPALVLFAGLGMKKAIGTSLVIITINSLSGFLGDLGTGIQLNYTLVAIISGFAIAGVFVGTYLSKFIDGSNLKKGFGWFALIMALVILAKELFF, translated from the coding sequence ATGGATAATTTTCTTGGTTATGTGGTTTCTGGCCTAATTGGGGTGTCTTTAGGTCTTATTGGCGGAGGTGGCTCAATAATCGCTGTTCCTATGCTGGTGTACTTATTTCACATCGAGCCCGTTTTCGCCACAGCCTATTCACTCGTTATTGTCGGTTCTACTTCTTTAGTGGGCAGCATTCGTAGTTCATTAAATAAAATGGTGGATTTCAAAACTGCTTTCTTGTTTTCAATTCCCTCGCTGGTTGCAGTTTATTTGACCAGACATTTTTTGCTGCCTCAAATACCCTCAATGATTTTCGCGGCTGGGGAATTTATCCTTACAAAAGATACTTTGCTTATGATCTTCTTTTCTGCTCTCATGATCATCGCTTCTCTCAAAATGATTACGAGCACGGCTACAGAAGTTCAAGACGGCTCCGAAATTCAATTCGACTATTTAAAGATGTCAATTCAAGCGATTATTTTGGGCATAGTTACAGGTATCATTGGAGCGGGTGGAGGATTTTTGATGATTCCTGCATTGGTTTTATTTGCTGGCCTTGGAATGAAAAAGGCGATTGGCACCTCCTTGGTCATCATTACGATCAATTCGTTGTCCGGTTTTTTGGGTGACCTAGGAACAGGTATTCAATTAAATTATACATTGGTAGCCATAATCTCTGGTTTTGCCATCGCGGGTGTTTTTGTCGGAACGTATCTATCAAAGTTTATTGATGGAAGTAATTTAAAAAAAGGTTTTGGTTGGTTTGCGTTAATAATGGCATTGGTAATCCTTGCTAAAGAGCTATTTTTTTAA
- a CDS encoding MBL fold metallo-hydrolase, translating into MTIEQIYTGCLAQGAYYIRSGNEAAIIDPLREVDSYIERARNDGATIKYILETHFHADFVSGHLDLAAKTGATIVFGPTAAPKFKAHIAIDGEELKVGNIVFKVLHTPGHTMESTTYLLKDEDGKEVAIFTGDTLFLGDVGRPDLAQKAAHLTKEQLAGLLFDSLHAKIIPLSDSLTVYPAHGAGSACGKNMSKDTVDTLGHQKQTNYALRASMSREEFINEVTDGLVAPPAYFPENVRMNKEGYESIDKVIKSGTQPLTTEEFEWIANETGALILDTRSANDFRMGFIPNSINIGIEGSFAPWVGALIPGVNQPLLIISDKGREEEVVTRLARVGYDNTLGYLNNGFESWVAAGKETDTIDSIAAEELSNQLTKDTIIIDVRKQSEFQAEHVEGAINLPLDFINDHLAEIPKQGKVFVHCAGGYRSMIAISILKARGWDNLIDVSGGFKAIAETAIPRTNFVCAK; encoded by the coding sequence ATGACAATTGAACAAATTTATACCGGATGCTTGGCGCAAGGCGCTTATTATATCCGTTCTGGAAATGAAGCCGCCATTATTGATCCGCTTCGTGAAGTGGATTCTTACATAGAAAGGGCTCGAAACGATGGTGCTACTATTAAGTACATTTTAGAAACTCATTTTCACGCTGATTTCGTTTCAGGCCATTTGGATCTTGCTGCCAAGACAGGAGCAACAATAGTATTTGGACCAACAGCAGCTCCTAAATTCAAAGCTCATATTGCCATTGATGGTGAGGAATTGAAAGTGGGCAACATTGTATTCAAAGTATTGCACACACCTGGGCATACCATGGAATCAACTACCTACCTATTGAAAGATGAAGATGGAAAGGAAGTAGCCATATTTACAGGTGATACCCTTTTCTTAGGTGATGTAGGGCGTCCTGATCTGGCTCAAAAAGCAGCACACCTAACGAAAGAACAATTAGCGGGTCTTTTATTTGATTCATTGCATGCTAAGATAATTCCGTTATCGGATAGTCTTACGGTTTATCCAGCCCACGGTGCCGGTTCTGCTTGTGGCAAAAATATGAGCAAAGACACCGTTGATACATTAGGACATCAAAAGCAAACGAATTATGCATTACGGGCGAGCATGTCACGCGAAGAATTCATCAATGAAGTCACTGACGGCTTGGTAGCGCCACCAGCCTATTTTCCAGAGAACGTGAGAATGAACAAAGAAGGGTACGAAAGCATCGACAAAGTAATAAAATCAGGTACACAGCCTTTGACCACCGAAGAGTTTGAATGGATAGCCAATGAAACAGGCGCGTTGATTTTAGATACGCGTTCAGCTAATGACTTTAGGATGGGCTTTATACCCAACTCAATTAACATTGGTATTGAGGGCAGCTTTGCACCTTGGGTGGGTGCATTGATACCGGGAGTGAACCAGCCTCTTTTGATTATTAGCGATAAAGGCAGAGAAGAAGAGGTAGTTACTCGCTTGGCTCGTGTTGGTTATGACAATACACTTGGTTATCTGAACAACGGATTCGAATCTTGGGTAGCTGCAGGAAAAGAAACAGATACAATAGATTCAATTGCGGCTGAAGAATTATCAAATCAGTTGACAAAGGATACAATTATTATAGATGTCCGTAAGCAAAGTGAGTTTCAAGCTGAGCATGTAGAAGGTGCCATTAACCTTCCACTAGATTTTATTAATGATCATCTTGCTGAGATACCAAAGCAAGGAAAAGTATTTGTGCATTGCGCTGGCGGATACAGGTCTATGATTGCAATTTCTATTTTAAAAGCAAGAGGCTGGGACAATCTTATTGATGTGAGCGGGGGCTTCAAGGCTATCGCAGAAACAGCAATACCGAGGACAAACTTTGTTTGTGCGAAGTAG
- a CDS encoding efflux RND transporter permease subunit, translated as MNEGLSGNIAKAFIKSKLTILLMVAFLLIGAFSTMLTPREEEPQIDVPMADIFLRYPGASPKEVEARVAKPLEKIISNVKGVEYVYSTSMNGQAMVIVQFYVGEDIERSLVKLYNELMKNMDQMPPGVSMPLVKTRAIDDVPVLGITLWSEKYNDFELKQLGQALTSEIKKIPNVATVNIIGGRSRQVTVILDKDKLAQNHIDFLSISKQLAGSNAQMQSGNMINRDTVFSIDAGNFLSSAEEVENLIIGSNQDKPVYLKQVAKVEDGAESPSQYVFFGYGMHSDTLASKYRSNYPAVTLSIAKKKGADAMNLSEQIVAKVEHLKKELIPADVNVTQTRNYGETASEKVSELLLHLFVAVISVTLFVMLAMGWRGGLVVFLSVPVTFALTLFSYYMMDYTLNRITLFALVFITGIVVDDSIIIAENMHRHFKMKKLPFLQAAIFAINEVGNPTILATFTVIAAVLPMAFVSGMMGPYMSPMPIGASIAMMLSLVVALTLTPYLGYVFLREKEGHSSKPHPTLEESKIYKLYKAVINPMLETRWKRWAFILGTVAILLFSFSFFYMKWVAVKMLPFDNKNEFQVVIDMPEGTTLERTSVVTQEIGQYLADQRLVVNYQGYVGTAGPISFNGLVRHYDLRRGNNVADIQVNLVDKKDRSIQSHAIVKQLRPAVQAIAKKYNANVKLVEVPPGPPVLSTIVAEIYGPDYGEQIKVAQQVKNIIGQNEGVVDMDWMTEADQTEYSFEVDKEKAMRMGVAPAQVVATMNGALSNMPVGIMHNPVSFDPVNIVLQLSDADKSNLEKIKGLKVINQRGMAIPIGDLVHISKKVKEKSIYRKNQKRVVFVLADLAGDLESPTYAMMDISKKLNEVKMPQGYELKELYNHQPEFEDDYTLKWDGEWQITFEVFRDLGIAFGVVIILIYMLIVGWFQDFKVPIVMLAAIPLSLIGIILGHWIMGAYFTATSMIGFIALAGVMVRNSILLIDFINIRLEEGIPLKQAIIEAGAVRTTPILLTAGAVVLGAIIILFDPIFQGLAISLMGGTITSTFLTLIVVPLLYFKMMRSSTK; from the coding sequence ATGAACGAAGGATTATCAGGCAACATTGCTAAGGCATTTATCAAATCAAAGCTTACTATTTTATTGATGGTAGCTTTCTTGCTCATCGGGGCTTTTAGCACCATGCTAACGCCACGCGAAGAAGAACCCCAGATTGATGTACCCATGGCAGATATTTTTCTTCGCTATCCGGGAGCTTCACCAAAAGAAGTCGAAGCCCGTGTGGCTAAACCATTGGAAAAAATAATTTCCAATGTAAAGGGGGTGGAGTACGTTTACTCTACTTCTATGAATGGCCAGGCAATGGTTATCGTACAGTTTTATGTAGGCGAGGATATTGAACGCTCATTGGTAAAACTCTACAATGAGTTGATGAAGAACATGGATCAAATGCCCCCAGGTGTTTCCATGCCATTAGTAAAAACACGTGCAATAGATGACGTGCCCGTATTGGGCATCACCTTGTGGAGCGAAAAGTACAATGACTTTGAACTAAAACAACTTGGCCAAGCCTTAACAAGTGAGATCAAGAAAATACCCAATGTGGCAACCGTAAATATTATCGGTGGCCGAAGCCGTCAGGTAACAGTAATATTAGATAAAGATAAGTTAGCTCAAAATCATATTGATTTCCTTTCCATTAGCAAGCAGCTAGCTGGCAGCAATGCACAAATGCAAAGCGGTAACATGATTAACCGCGATACCGTGTTCTCAATTGATGCTGGTAACTTCCTTTCATCAGCGGAAGAAGTAGAAAATTTGATAATTGGATCCAATCAGGATAAACCTGTTTACTTGAAGCAAGTGGCCAAAGTTGAAGATGGTGCAGAGAGTCCATCTCAATATGTGTTTTTTGGATACGGTATGCACAGCGATACACTTGCCAGTAAGTACAGGTCTAATTATCCTGCGGTTACGCTTTCAATAGCCAAAAAGAAAGGAGCTGATGCGATGAATCTTTCTGAGCAAATAGTAGCAAAAGTGGAACACCTAAAGAAGGAATTGATTCCTGCTGATGTAAACGTAACACAAACCAGAAACTATGGGGAAACAGCTTCTGAGAAAGTATCGGAGCTTTTGCTTCATCTTTTTGTAGCTGTAATATCCGTAACTCTTTTCGTAATGCTGGCAATGGGTTGGCGTGGAGGTCTGGTGGTATTCTTATCGGTGCCAGTAACATTTGCGCTGACATTGTTTAGTTACTACATGATGGATTACACCCTTAATCGCATCACACTTTTTGCATTGGTATTTATTACCGGTATTGTGGTGGACGATTCAATCATTATTGCAGAGAATATGCACCGCCATTTTAAAATGAAAAAGTTGCCCTTTTTACAAGCCGCAATCTTCGCGATTAATGAAGTGGGTAACCCGACCATCTTGGCAACGTTTACTGTTATTGCTGCAGTTCTTCCAATGGCATTTGTTTCTGGAATGATGGGGCCTTATATGAGTCCTATGCCTATTGGAGCTTCGATCGCCATGATGCTGTCACTTGTGGTGGCGTTAACACTTACCCCTTATTTGGGTTACGTGTTTCTTCGCGAGAAGGAAGGACATAGCAGCAAACCGCATCCTACACTAGAGGAATCCAAAATTTACAAACTATACAAAGCCGTTATCAACCCAATGTTGGAAACACGTTGGAAACGCTGGGCATTTATTTTAGGCACTGTGGCGATACTTCTTTTCTCCTTTTCATTCTTTTATATGAAATGGGTAGCGGTAAAAATGTTACCGTTCGATAATAAGAATGAGTTTCAAGTAGTAATTGACATGCCAGAAGGCACTACACTTGAGCGCACTTCTGTAGTTACTCAAGAGATTGGCCAGTATTTGGCTGATCAAAGATTGGTAGTAAACTACCAAGGCTATGTAGGCACTGCCGGGCCCATCAGTTTTAATGGATTGGTAAGGCATTACGATTTGCGCAGAGGCAACAACGTAGCCGATATTCAAGTGAACTTGGTGGATAAAAAGGATAGAAGCATTCAAAGCCATGCCATTGTAAAACAATTGAGACCTGCCGTTCAGGCCATTGCAAAAAAGTACAACGCCAACGTAAAATTAGTAGAAGTACCTCCGGGTCCTCCAGTGCTTTCTACGATTGTTGCAGAAATATATGGCCCTGACTATGGTGAGCAAATCAAAGTAGCGCAACAAGTAAAAAACATCATTGGTCAAAACGAAGGAGTGGTTGACATGGATTGGATGACAGAAGCTGATCAAACAGAATACTCGTTTGAGGTTGACAAAGAAAAAGCAATGAGAATGGGTGTAGCTCCTGCACAAGTGGTGGCCACTATGAATGGTGCTCTTAGCAATATGCCAGTGGGTATTATGCACAATCCTGTTTCGTTCGATCCTGTGAATATTGTTCTTCAACTAAGCGATGCCGACAAATCCAATCTCGAGAAAATCAAAGGATTGAAAGTAATCAATCAGCGCGGCATGGCTATTCCAATTGGTGATCTAGTACACATATCTAAAAAGGTGAAAGAGAAAAGTATCTATCGTAAAAATCAAAAGCGAGTAGTATTTGTGTTAGCTGATTTGGCGGGCGATTTGGAAAGCCCTACTTATGCCATGATGGATATTTCTAAGAAGTTGAATGAAGTAAAAATGCCGCAAGGCTATGAATTAAAAGAGTTATACAACCACCAACCGGAATTTGAAGACGATTATACACTTAAGTGGGACGGAGAATGGCAAATTACTTTTGAGGTATTCCGTGATTTGGGAATTGCGTTTGGAGTAGTTATTATTTTGATCTACATGCTTATTGTAGGATGGTTTCAAGACTTTAAAGTTCCAATCGTAATGCTTGCAGCCATTCCGCTTTCACTCATAGGCATCATTCTAGGTCACTGGATTATGGGTGCTTACTTCACAGCGACCTCTATGATCGGTTTTATTGCACTGGCAGGGGTTATGGTGCGTAATTCAATTCTTCTAATTGATTTTATTAACATCCGCTTAGAAGAAGGCATACCATTAAAGCAAGCCATTATTGAGGCGGGAGCGGTGCGTACAACACCTATTTTATTGACAGCAGGAGCAGTGGTATTAGGAGCAATTATCATACTATTTGATCCCATTTTTCAAGGCTTGGCGATATCCTTAATGGGAGGAACAATTACGTCCACATTCCTTACCCTCATAGTAGTCCCGCTACTCTACTTTAAAATGATGCGCAGTTCAACTAAATAA